TTCTTGACTTTGGTATAATATAATATTAAAATGGATGAAAATACTGTCTGCAAACAATTTATTGATATTAATAGGCCATATGTTATGATTTTATTGCTCATGCCTGCGTTTTTGATGCTCGTTTTGATGGGTGTGGCAGGCGCGTCTGATCAGGGCGATGCGTTGCTCGATATGGTAAAGAGCCGCGATCGGGCGATTCAGGATATTGTGCGTTCAGAAACTGGGGGCGATACAGCTGAAGAGCGCGCTGCGCTTAAAGCTATTGTCGGTGAGTTGTTCGATTTTGAAACATTTAGCCAGGAGTCCCTCGGCCGAGATTGGACAGCGCGAACAGAAGAAGAGCGGGCTGATTTTGTGGCTGTGAACAGGCAGCTGATCGAGAAAAATTACGCCGATCCCGCGTTATATACGAAAGCGGAAAAGATCGATTATACGGGTGTTGAGGTTGATAGCACACAGGCTGTTGTCAAGACGGTGGTGTATTACAGGCGCGAGTCGAGTACGATTGACTATAAATTGCATCTCGTTGATGACAAGTGGTTGATTTTCGATATGGTGATCGATGAGTTGAGTGTTGCGCGCAGCAACCGGTCGCAGTTTCGCCGGGAGATTCGCAGGTCTTCTTTTGAAGGCTTGATGGATAAGTTAAAAGAAAAACTGAGTGAAGATACGTCGGATTAGAAAGGTGGCACTCATTGGTTGAAGTGGGGCTTCGTTTTTTAGCGGGGTGGACTTATCGGCACTACAGAGGTATTCTTGTGGTGTCGATTTTGTTGACGGCTTTTTGCAGTATTTTTGTGTACAGGCTTGGACGGAAGCTCGAGACGGATCTCGTTGCCCTGATCCCGGAAAATTATCAGAGTGTGAAGACGCTCAATGAGATCAAACAGCGCGTGGGCGGTGTGGGCAGTTTGGTGGTTTTGGTACAGAGTCCCGATTTTGAGGCA
This region of Gemmatimonadota bacterium genomic DNA includes:
- a CDS encoding ABC transporter substrate-binding protein: MDENTVCKQFIDINRPYVMILLLMPAFLMLVLMGVAGASDQGDALLDMVKSRDRAIQDIVRSETGGDTAEERAALKAIVGELFDFETFSQESLGRDWTARTEEERADFVAVNRQLIEKNYADPALYTKAEKIDYTGVEVDSTQAVVKTVVYYRRESSTIDYKLHLVDDKWLIFDMVIDELSVARSNRSQFRREIRRSSFEGLMDKLKEKLSEDTSD